One window of Arthrobacter oryzae genomic DNA carries:
- the murJ gene encoding murein biosynthesis integral membrane protein MurJ: MAAGTLVSRFLGFGKTWMLGAALGLGSTVNDTFINANNLPNLIFLLVAGGVFNAVLVPQIIKASKAPDRGSDYISRLLTLAVLVLLTLTLLVTLLAPWVIELTTQGYSPEQKSLAVSFAFWCLPQIFFYGLYALLTQVLNANGAFGPAMWAPILNNIVAIAGLGMFIWILGPNLTNPHTLDNWGPTQTFLVAGFSTIGVVAQTAILLIPVFRLKLGLRPKFGWRGVGLGQAAKLSVWTLLTAAVGQLAFLYVMRIATIPGTERLRLERAGDPAADFLPGNAVLEVASQLYLLPHSIIALSLATVLFNRMTRASQDGDRAGLRDALSHGLRTMAVATVFGALALFALAGPLGMFFSGGKVQDGVMLAQTLTILALSTPFMSANFMMSRVFYANEDARTPFYIQLVLAIVNVVAAFAIQFLPFDQIIFAIAILYTGGNILSVVVSAFFLRRLLGHLDGPRVANSYIRMGYAALGSALAGAGALWLMGSYSADGFAWSGRIEALVTIVVVGPVMLVAYLFLLKLFRVTELRDLLQPLLGRLGRRSAPAAPAEAAGGAAGGTGPATATGRERTTPERATVSVDTGLIPRISGEFDAASFRAGPQVEEPAARPDAQPTDSPGGYLPAEDQPSTARGSIMREEIPLPGRRTFQGTAGRNPYFSRRSDRARRRKKR; the protein is encoded by the coding sequence ATGGCTGCCGGAACGCTGGTCTCCCGTTTCCTTGGCTTTGGCAAAACGTGGATGCTGGGAGCGGCCCTTGGCCTGGGCTCCACGGTCAATGACACGTTTATCAATGCCAACAACCTGCCGAACCTGATTTTCCTGCTGGTGGCCGGCGGCGTGTTCAACGCCGTCCTGGTTCCCCAGATCATCAAGGCCAGTAAAGCGCCGGACAGGGGATCGGACTACATCAGCCGGCTGCTCACGCTGGCTGTCCTAGTGCTTCTCACCCTGACGCTGCTGGTGACGCTCCTGGCTCCCTGGGTCATCGAACTGACCACCCAGGGATACTCGCCGGAACAGAAATCCCTCGCGGTCTCCTTTGCCTTCTGGTGTCTGCCCCAGATCTTCTTCTATGGCCTCTATGCCCTGCTGACGCAAGTACTGAACGCCAACGGGGCATTCGGGCCGGCCATGTGGGCTCCCATCCTGAACAACATCGTGGCCATCGCCGGGCTGGGCATGTTCATCTGGATCCTCGGACCCAACCTCACGAACCCCCATACACTGGACAACTGGGGACCCACCCAGACGTTCCTGGTGGCCGGATTCTCCACCATCGGTGTGGTTGCGCAGACGGCCATCCTGCTGATTCCGGTGTTCCGGCTCAAGCTGGGTCTCCGTCCGAAGTTCGGGTGGCGCGGGGTGGGCCTGGGACAGGCAGCCAAACTCAGCGTGTGGACGCTGCTGACCGCCGCCGTCGGACAGCTGGCCTTCCTTTACGTCATGCGTATCGCCACCATTCCGGGTACCGAGCGGTTGCGGCTGGAGCGGGCAGGGGATCCGGCGGCCGACTTCCTCCCGGGCAACGCCGTCCTGGAAGTGGCCAGCCAGCTGTACCTGCTGCCGCATTCCATCATCGCGCTGTCGCTGGCTACTGTGCTCTTTAACCGCATGACCCGAGCTTCCCAGGACGGTGACCGGGCCGGGCTGCGCGACGCCCTGTCCCACGGCCTCCGCACCATGGCGGTGGCCACGGTCTTCGGGGCACTGGCCCTGTTCGCGCTGGCCGGCCCGCTGGGCATGTTCTTCTCCGGCGGCAAGGTGCAGGACGGCGTGATGCTGGCCCAAACGCTCACCATCCTGGCCCTCAGCACCCCGTTCATGAGCGCCAACTTCATGATGTCCAGGGTCTTCTACGCCAATGAGGACGCCCGCACGCCGTTCTATATCCAATTGGTATTGGCGATTGTCAACGTCGTGGCGGCCTTCGCCATCCAATTCCTGCCCTTCGACCAGATCATCTTTGCCATTGCCATCCTCTACACGGGCGGCAACATCCTCTCGGTGGTGGTGAGCGCGTTCTTCCTCCGCCGCCTGCTGGGACACCTGGATGGCCCCCGTGTTGCCAATTCCTACATACGGATGGGCTACGCGGCGCTCGGCTCCGCACTGGCCGGTGCCGGCGCGCTGTGGCTCATGGGCAGCTACAGTGCCGACGGTTTCGCCTGGAGCGGCAGGATCGAAGCCCTGGTGACCATCGTCGTCGTAGGTCCTGTGATGCTGGTGGCGTACCTGTTCCTTCTGAAACTTTTCCGCGTCACGGAACTTCGGGACCTGCTGCAACCGCTTCTCGGCAGGCTGGGCCGCCGCTCCGCACCCGCCGCACCGGCAGAAGCCGCCGGCGGCGCGGCTGGCGGTACCGGGCCGGCCACCGCTACTGGCCGGGAACGCACGACGCCGGAACGCGCCACCGTTTCCGTGGACACCGGCCTGATCCCCAGGATTTCCGGCGAATTCGACGCCGCCTCGTTCCGCGCGGGGCCGCAGGTTGAGGAGCCGGCAGCCCGTCCCGATGCCCAGCCAACCGATTCCCCGGGCGGTTACCTCCCGGCTGAAGACCAGCCCAGCACGGCACGGGGGAGCATCATGCGCGAGGAAATCCCGCTCCCCGGACGCCGGACCTTCCAGGGAACAGCCGGCCGGAACCCGTACTTCAGCAGGCGGTCCGATAGGGCCCGGCGCAGGAAGAAAAGGTGA
- a CDS encoding ABC transporter substrate-binding protein has product MSHPIDVGSVLGGRYKVTATVLTSHDHDLVLDGVDQVLNRPVSILVAGPDNTEQVAQSAREVATGERPGHVQILDLGVSESTTYLITNHTSAADLLDLVVASNPPYVEPFFTDTLGSEIFGQARSHEPETYDGQYDEEEVEAGYINYGNNQQTGQDRKASSPPAVPPVVPPRAAPVRPAAAPSVGSSGAGTAGSRGAGAGAAGAAAGAAGLAAGAAAAGKSSLGPTTAPQATTPQRAVPQQAGARQSDANGGKNTEAISTQAPAAESPKVSLWANDEDHYPQEADRSTGPARTARERMAATFPAFAGRGGDDEADDYYDDEEPPEREPRSMRWLVGGLLAAVLVVGLIFAVSNLGSLFKTEPQSNPVPGTSSSSSEPQASGEPSSPQTSAPAAGPPAVEGVSRLGNFDFAATYDGDLTKTFDGNAASYWSDMEFATDNWGGLATDVSLVVKLKSPSKVSSITLNQLGGSGGNISVLTNDRPSMEGAKQVGTNSFTSPDLTMPLSEPVTAQYVIVSIKNLPKLAAPKTRFGYGLRLAEIKVQ; this is encoded by the coding sequence GTGTCCCACCCGATCGATGTTGGATCAGTGCTCGGCGGCCGCTACAAGGTCACCGCCACCGTATTGACCTCACACGACCATGATCTGGTGCTGGACGGTGTTGACCAGGTCCTCAACCGTCCGGTGAGCATCCTGGTTGCAGGTCCTGACAACACGGAGCAGGTGGCCCAGAGCGCCCGCGAGGTTGCCACCGGGGAACGTCCCGGGCACGTGCAGATCCTGGATCTGGGCGTCAGCGAATCCACCACCTACCTGATCACCAACCACACGTCGGCTGCCGACCTCCTGGACCTCGTGGTTGCCTCCAATCCGCCGTATGTGGAGCCTTTTTTCACGGACACCCTGGGCAGCGAAATTTTCGGGCAGGCACGGTCCCACGAGCCGGAAACTTATGACGGCCAGTATGACGAAGAAGAAGTCGAAGCCGGTTACATCAATTACGGCAACAACCAGCAGACCGGCCAGGACCGCAAAGCGTCGTCCCCGCCGGCAGTGCCGCCCGTTGTGCCGCCGCGCGCCGCACCCGTGCGCCCGGCGGCGGCCCCCTCCGTCGGCTCCTCCGGAGCCGGTACCGCCGGTTCACGCGGAGCCGGGGCTGGTGCAGCCGGTGCCGCTGCCGGGGCGGCGGGACTCGCTGCCGGGGCGGCAGCAGCCGGCAAATCATCCTTGGGCCCGACGACTGCACCGCAGGCGACCACCCCTCAACGAGCCGTTCCGCAGCAGGCGGGTGCTCGGCAGTCCGATGCCAACGGTGGGAAGAACACCGAAGCCATCAGTACCCAGGCCCCGGCCGCGGAATCGCCCAAAGTCTCCTTGTGGGCGAACGACGAGGACCACTACCCGCAGGAAGCAGACCGCTCCACCGGGCCGGCCAGAACCGCGCGGGAGCGGATGGCAGCCACGTTCCCGGCGTTCGCCGGCCGCGGCGGCGACGACGAAGCAGACGATTACTATGACGACGAAGAGCCTCCGGAGCGCGAGCCGCGTTCCATGCGCTGGCTCGTGGGAGGGCTCCTGGCTGCCGTACTGGTGGTGGGCCTGATCTTCGCCGTATCCAATTTGGGAAGCTTGTTCAAGACCGAACCACAGAGCAATCCCGTTCCAGGAACGTCCAGCAGCTCCTCCGAGCCGCAGGCCAGTGGTGAGCCCTCGTCACCCCAGACTTCGGCGCCGGCGGCAGGTCCGCCGGCCGTTGAGGGCGTGTCCCGTCTTGGCAACTTCGATTTTGCCGCCACCTACGACGGTGACCTGACAAAAACGTTCGACGGCAACGCGGCCAGCTACTGGTCCGACATGGAGTTCGCCACGGACAACTGGGGCGGCCTTGCTACCGATGTTTCCCTTGTGGTGAAGCTGAAGAGTCCGTCAAAGGTTTCGTCCATCACGCTCAACCAGCTGGGCGGCTCCGGCGGCAACATCAGCGTCCTGACGAACGACCGTCCGTCCATGGAAGGCGCCAAGCAGGTTGGCACCAACAGCTTCACGTCACCTGATCTGACCATGCCGCTTTCGGAGCCTGTCACGGCGCAGTATGTGATCGTGTCCATCAAGAACCTGCCCAAGCTGGCGGCACCGAAGACGCGATTCGGCTACGGCCTGCGCCTTGCCGAGATCAAGGTTCAGTAG